Proteins encoded by one window of Rhodamnia argentea isolate NSW1041297 chromosome 6, ASM2092103v1, whole genome shotgun sequence:
- the LOC115740615 gene encoding uncharacterized protein LOC115740615, with product MVHKRPFDGEGQHEVASKLPRQEHCDKLALFSEFGSFGDTAKVPDGSGEAGFTVVRKVEQELGGEKKTKPSLSNEDEADCTFPRSYSISSWGSGSTSEEDTWSEVPFHGSFLPEYFYPQRPVRTLPRYEDIYSLLLANPPQKPVPIGPDHQADIPALRERAFENVPNSASIEVDPNSDGQQLKQVTRDEDEGHLGGICVMPMPNWEQFGSSDDKIGNDSCCCGDKGSFRCVRKHVVEARDKLKKVLGPETFAEMGFFEMGEHVAEKWTDEEGKIFHEIVFSNPASIGKNFWNNLSAAFPSRMKGEIVSYYFNVFMLRKRAEQNRCDPMNIDSDNDEWQANEEEDDSVVESPVPGVDPSDSIHIYHVSEYDDVDVADEPCDDDGNASFKSHEVMADVTDGWPGKNNYQENHTFLLEEKSWDDRVDQGAQDDSCTSSDTVAVLQGTHGKDYEGCQNVCFDRLNGDRSHDNESDLGNGKAWSAGCMACPKREVDFLSTFSMIEEVFGHGSSNCKPDRKDLG from the exons ATGGTACATAAACGGCCTTTTGATGGTGAGGGACAGCATGAAGTAGCTTCAAAGCTTCCAAGACAAGAACACTGCGATAAGCTAGCTTTGTTTTCTGAGTTTGGTTCCTTTGGAGACACTGCTAAAGTACCTGATGGATCAG GTGAGGCAGGGTTCACAGTAGTAAGAAAAGTTGAGCAGGAGCTTGGTGgggagaaaaagacaaaaccatCTTTAAGCAATGAGGACGAAGCAGATTGCACTTTTCCCAGAAGCTATTCCATCTCTTCCTGGGGCTCCGGTAGTACCAGTGAAGAAGATACCTGGTCAGAAGTGCCCTTCCATGGATCTTTTTTGCCAGAATATTTTTATCCTCAGCGTCCAGTGAGAACTTTGCCGCGATATGAGGACATTTATTCTTTACTTTTAGCAAACCCCCCACAAAAACCAGTTCCCATTGGACCGGATCATCAAGCTGATATTCCAGCATTGAGAGAGCGGGCTTTTGAAAATGTTCCAAATTCAGCATCAATTGAAGTGGATCCTAATTCTGATGGACAACAGCTTAAGCAAGTGACCAGAGACGAAGATGAAGGACATCTAGGTGGGATCTGTGTCATGCCGATGcccaattgggaacaatttggTAGCAGTGATGACAAAATTGGGAATGATAGCTGTTGTTGTGGGGATAAGGGTTCCTTTAGATGTGTCCGAAAGCATGTTGTGGAAGCAAGAGATAAACTTAAGAAAGTCCTTGGGCCTGAGACTTTTGCAGAGATGGGTTTCTTTGAGATGGGAGAGCATGTTGCTGAGAAATGGActgatgaagaagggaagatattTCATGAGATTGTTTTTTCTAATCCAGCTTCAATTGGCAAGAATTTCTGGAATAATCTTTCTGCTGCATTCCCTTCACGTATGAAAGGGGAAATAGTGAGCTATTACTTTAATGTGTTCATGCTGCGGAAGAGGGCTGAGCAAAACAGGTGTGATCCAATGAACATAGACAGTGATAATGATGAATGGCAGGCGAATGAAGAGGAGGATGATTCTGTTGTTGAATCCCCTGTACCTGGGGTTGATCCTTCTGATAGCATTCACATATATCATGTCAGTGAAtatgatgatgttgatgttgcaGACGAACCTTGTGACGATGACGGAAATGCGAGTTTCAAAAGTCACGAGGTGATGGCTGATGTAACAGATGGATGGCCTGGAAAGAATAATTACCAGGAAAATCACACATTTCTGTTGGAGGAGAAATCTTGGGATGACAGGGTAGATCAAGGTGCACAGGATGATTCGTGTACATCTTCTGATACAGTAGCTGTCTTGCAGGGGACCCATGGGAAGGACTACGAAGGTTGCCAGAATGTTTGCTTTGACAGGTTGAATGGCGACAGAAGCCACGATAATGAATCGGATCTTGGTAATGGGAAAGCGTGGAGTGCTGGGTGTATGGCTTGTCCAAAAAGGGAAGTTGACTTCTTATCCACGTTCAGTATGATTGAAGAGGTTTTTGGACATGGATCTTCAAACTGCAAGCCTGATAGGAAGGATCTTGGCTAG
- the LOC115741712 gene encoding myosin-4-like isoform X1 yields the protein MRGISFGKILPVPGYLSVLAMGVYPDECIVFCPHRHFRHKVPRGTMSESDNSFDVEELLQISTRCRELGKERDMLRESQFQSFELIKKLEHHVNSLSDARAKDEKCIQQLEKELMNCSQEIDYLQDQIGMRTAEVNFLEEQVHMLELKLEYMETLEEKVIILSEELRRSDSVREFLVQELETKELELNRSILCIEKLEESISSAGLESQCEIESMKLDLMALEENFFEAKKGQDEAIQEKDRISRLMDELEVQLKDAMGVVDCLEKENKELREKLDLSETNMQEFFQKIEEYFEELLDDNERSKLHLFKGENGCNVTFQRDMGETFVQLLSKINAPDAVTKENMKKMSLQIHEYELLVRQLKEELREEKLKAKEEAEDMAQEMAELRYQITGLLEEERKRRACIEQASLQRIAELEAQVQKEQRRSSTAMSISTIR from the exons ATGCGGGGAATTTCGTTTGGGAAGATCTTACCGGTTCCTGGGTATTTGTCTGTTCTTGCAATGGGGGTGTATCCTGACGAGTGTATCGTCTTTT GTCCTCATCGGCATTTCAGACATAAAGTGCCACGTGGAACCATGAGCGAGAGTGATAATTCTTTTGATGTTGAGGAACTCCTACAAATCAGCACAAGATGTAGAGAG cttggaaaagaaagggatATGTTGAGAGAATCACAATTCCAAAGCTTTGAACTAATCAAG AAACTAGAACATCATGTAAATTCGTTGTCTGATGCTCGTGCAAAAGATGAGAAGTGCATCCAACAGTTGGAAAAGGAACTGATGAACTGCTCTCAAGAGATTG ACTATCTGCAGGATCAGATAGGTATGAGGACTGCTGAGGTCAACTTTCTTGAGGAGCAGGTGCACATGCTTGAGTTGAAATTAGAGTATATGGAAACCTTAGAAGAGAAGGTTATCATATTGAGTGAAGAACTGAGGAGATCTGATTCAGTGCGGGAGTTCTTGGTACAGGAACTAGAGACAAAGGAATTGGAACTTAATAGATCCATTTTATGCATTGAGAAACTAGAGGAGTCTATTTCTTCTGCAGGATTGGAGTCACAGTGTGAGATTGAGAGTATGAAGCTTGATTTAATGGCCTTGGAGGAGAACTTTTTTGAAGCTAAGAAAGGTCAGGATGAAGCAATACAAGAAAAAGATAGGATAAGCAGGTTGATGGATGagcttgaggttcaattgaagGACGCAATGGGAGTTGTGGATtgtttagaaaaggaaaataaagaactgAGGGAGAAGCTTGATTTATCTGAAACAAATATGCAGGAGTTCTTTCAAAAGATCGAAGAGTATTTTGAAGAACTGCTGGATGACAACGAAAGGTCAAAACTTCATTTGTTCAAGGGAGAAAATGGGTGTAACGTCACCTTTCAGAGGGACATGGG GGAAACATTTGTTCAACTGCTCTCCAAAATAAATGCTCCAGATGCAGtgacaaaagaaaatatgaagaagATGTCTCTCCAGATACATGAATATGAACTTCTCGTGAGGCAGCTTAAG GAAGAATTGAGGGAGGAAAAGTTGAAGGCAAAGGAAGAGGCAGAGGACATGGCTCAAGAGATGGCCGAACTAAGGTACCAAATTACTGGTTTACTTGAAGAAGAACGGAAGCGCCGTGCTTGTATCGAACAGGCATCACTACAAAGGATAGCTGAGTTAGAGGCACAG GTTcaaaaagaacagagaagaTCATCTACTGCCATGAGCATCTCCACCATCCGGTGA
- the LOC115741712 gene encoding myosin-4-like isoform X2: MSESDNSFDVEELLQISTRCRELGKERDMLRESQFQSFELIKKLEHHVNSLSDARAKDEKCIQQLEKELMNCSQEIDYLQDQIGMRTAEVNFLEEQVHMLELKLEYMETLEEKVIILSEELRRSDSVREFLVQELETKELELNRSILCIEKLEESISSAGLESQCEIESMKLDLMALEENFFEAKKGQDEAIQEKDRISRLMDELEVQLKDAMGVVDCLEKENKELREKLDLSETNMQEFFQKIEEYFEELLDDNERSKLHLFKGENGCNVTFQRDMGETFVQLLSKINAPDAVTKENMKKMSLQIHEYELLVRQLKEELREEKLKAKEEAEDMAQEMAELRYQITGLLEEERKRRACIEQASLQRIAELEAQVQKEQRRSSTAMSISTIR; this comes from the exons ATGAGCGAGAGTGATAATTCTTTTGATGTTGAGGAACTCCTACAAATCAGCACAAGATGTAGAGAG cttggaaaagaaagggatATGTTGAGAGAATCACAATTCCAAAGCTTTGAACTAATCAAG AAACTAGAACATCATGTAAATTCGTTGTCTGATGCTCGTGCAAAAGATGAGAAGTGCATCCAACAGTTGGAAAAGGAACTGATGAACTGCTCTCAAGAGATTG ACTATCTGCAGGATCAGATAGGTATGAGGACTGCTGAGGTCAACTTTCTTGAGGAGCAGGTGCACATGCTTGAGTTGAAATTAGAGTATATGGAAACCTTAGAAGAGAAGGTTATCATATTGAGTGAAGAACTGAGGAGATCTGATTCAGTGCGGGAGTTCTTGGTACAGGAACTAGAGACAAAGGAATTGGAACTTAATAGATCCATTTTATGCATTGAGAAACTAGAGGAGTCTATTTCTTCTGCAGGATTGGAGTCACAGTGTGAGATTGAGAGTATGAAGCTTGATTTAATGGCCTTGGAGGAGAACTTTTTTGAAGCTAAGAAAGGTCAGGATGAAGCAATACAAGAAAAAGATAGGATAAGCAGGTTGATGGATGagcttgaggttcaattgaagGACGCAATGGGAGTTGTGGATtgtttagaaaaggaaaataaagaactgAGGGAGAAGCTTGATTTATCTGAAACAAATATGCAGGAGTTCTTTCAAAAGATCGAAGAGTATTTTGAAGAACTGCTGGATGACAACGAAAGGTCAAAACTTCATTTGTTCAAGGGAGAAAATGGGTGTAACGTCACCTTTCAGAGGGACATGGG GGAAACATTTGTTCAACTGCTCTCCAAAATAAATGCTCCAGATGCAGtgacaaaagaaaatatgaagaagATGTCTCTCCAGATACATGAATATGAACTTCTCGTGAGGCAGCTTAAG GAAGAATTGAGGGAGGAAAAGTTGAAGGCAAAGGAAGAGGCAGAGGACATGGCTCAAGAGATGGCCGAACTAAGGTACCAAATTACTGGTTTACTTGAAGAAGAACGGAAGCGCCGTGCTTGTATCGAACAGGCATCACTACAAAGGATAGCTGAGTTAGAGGCACAG GTTcaaaaagaacagagaagaTCATCTACTGCCATGAGCATCTCCACCATCCGGTGA
- the LOC115741743 gene encoding SNAP25 homologous protein SNAP33-like isoform X1: MFGSKKSPLKLAKHSSVDNGHPVTSGSNPFGSDDEVDNKHNLKTSRRTSSEPTLGPPEPSVNSYNDHSQKGTSSSSYSSSLTYATRNRYKNNFQDSGGLENQSVQELEGYAVYKAEETTKSVNGCLKIAEDMREDATKTLVMLHQQGEQITRSHAIAVDIDHNLSRGEKLLGSLGGMFKKTWKPKTNRRVTGPLITRDAVPTKGDHLEQREKLGLTSVTKQQSNKRTPLHEPTDALQKVEVEKSKQDDALSEISNILGDMKDMAVDMGTEIQRSVLSIFHRSFGCNSMSYSLSLSLNALPVFVLHNVLLTSILKLHYVKYVGNQIALFMRRVSVFLNERMY, encoded by the exons ATGTTTGGTTCAAAGAAGTCTCCATTGAAACTGGCCAAGCATAGCTCTGTTGATAATGGACATCCTGTTACTTCAGGATCCAATCCTTTTGGTTCTGATGATGAGGTAGACAATAAGCATAATCTTAAAACCTCAAGAAGGACATCATCCGAGCCTACATTAGGTCCACCAGAACCAAGCGTTAACTCCTACAATGATCACTCTCAAAAAGGaacatcttcttcctcatatTCAAGTTCACTAACCTATGCCACAAGAAATAGGTATAAGAATAATTTCCAAGATTCTGGGGGCTTGGAGAACCAATCAGTGCAAGAACTTGAAGGCTATGCAGTGTACAAGGCTGAGGAGACTACAAAGAGTGTTAATGGCTGCCTGAAGATTGCAGAGGACATGAGGGAGGATGCGACGAAGACCCTGGTCATGTTGCATCAGCAGGGTGAGCAGATCACCAGGAGCCATGCCATTGCTGTTGATATAGATCACAATCTTAGCCGG GGCGAGAAGCTTCTGGGAAGCCTTGGAGGCATGTTTAAAAAGACTTGGAAACCAAAGACAAACCGTCGAGTTACTGGCCCTCTAATTACAAGAG ATGCTGTCCCGACGAAGGGTGATCACTTGGAACAGAGGGAGAAGTTGGGTTTGACTTCAGTGACTAAGCAACAATCTAACAAGCGAACGCCACTGCACGAGCCAACAGATGCACTGCAAAAAGTTGAG GTCGAAAAGTCGAAGCAAGATGATGCTCTCTCAGAAATTAGCAACATTTTGGGGGATATGAAGGACATGGCTGTTGATATGGGAACTGAAATTCAGAGGTCAGTGTTGTCGATCTTTCATCGATCTTTTGGATGCAACTCTAtgtcatactctctctctctctctctcaatgcaTTACCGGTTTTTGTCCTACATAATGTGTTATTAACGAGTATTCTCAAGTTACATTATGTTAAATATGTCGGAAATCAGATTGCGCTTTTCATGCGCAGAGTTTCAGTGTTTCTGAATGAGCGTATGTACTAA
- the LOC115741694 gene encoding zinc finger protein ZAT9-like encodes MEEDQELKHVCKICSKSFLCGRSLGGHMRSHLIDNESAGTDENLNLNTSKLLPTNTGYELRENPKKTWKGADFSEETSVPDSAHERFCRECGKGFQSWKALFGHMKCHSDKEKVCGSLGGRDGYDQKQLPRDGQSESEEAKILYRRRRSERRKRHMARAGATNSSSLSFATAASSASSASEIDQQEQEEVAMCLIMLSRDVKISSSLWGCKEETKMKMKDLEEKNNLETGTSGFDDFQANSRIAHFCVLANSGHWDKIDMLADSKKFKKEVQSPSKFSNTTSGKNQIEEVVTDHAGLQLGKTNSSQRKLTCSYDAELKVNLPKKRDSEISDFEILQSPVKRSRFQCTTCNKTFHSYQALGGHRASHKKAMPSPASEIESNDNSIETTISPDPTVDIKQPESTSNLNKVFVFRNDLKIKSKEHECPICFKVFPSGQALGGHKRSHLPREPETRKEEPISSLCNPIPKVREFLDLNLPAPLDEEERGHVDFTPWWLERNCNPEVLIGLVSN; translated from the coding sequence atggaagaagatcAAGAACTCAAGCATGTGTGCAAGATATGCAGCAAGAGCTTCCTCTGTGGCAGATCCTTGGGTGGCCACATGAGATCTCATCTGATCGACAATGAATCAGCTGGGACGGATGAGAATCTCAATCTCAACACAAGCAAGCTCTTGCCGACAAATACTGGTTATGAGCTCAGGGAAAATCCGAAGAAGACGTGGAAAGGAGCAGACTTTAGTGAGGAGACCTCTGTTCCGGATTCGGCGCATGAGAGGTTTTGCAGAGAATGTGGCAAAGGGTTCCAGTCGTGGAAGGCCTTGTTCGGCCACATGAAATGCCACTCagacaaagaaaaagtttgCGGTAGCTTGGGAGGCCGAGACGGTTATGACCAGAAGCAGCTTCCGAGAGATGGCCAATCCGAAAGCGAAGAAGCAAAGATTCTCTATAGGAGGAGGAgatcagaaagaagaaaaaggcacATGGCGAGAGCAGGTGCaactaattcttcttctttgtcgtttGCAACTGctgcttcttctgcttcttctgctTCTGAGATTGATCagcaagagcaagaggaagTGGCCATGTGCTTGATTATGCTCTCTAGGGATGTGAAAATCAGTAGTTCTCTGTGGGGATGCAAAGAGGAAacaaagatgaagatgaaggacctcgaggaaaagaataatttggAGACGGGAACTTCAGGATTTGATGATTTCCAAGCTAATAGTAGAATTGCCCATTTTTGTGTTCTGGCGAATTCAGGGCATTGGGACAAGATAGATATGTTGGCTGACAGCAAGAAGTTCAAGAAAGAAGTCCAATCCCCATCGAAGTTTTCGAATACCACTTCAGGGAAGAATCAGATCGAGGAAGTTGTGACCGATCATGCCGGACTTCAGTTAGGCAAGACCAATTCAAGCCAGAGGAAGTTGACCTGTTCATATGATGCAGAATTGAAAGTGAATCTCCCGAAAAAACGGGATTCTGAAATTTCGGACTTCGAAATTTTGCAGAGCCCTGTCAAGAGAAGCAGATTCCAGTGTACCACTTGCAACAAGACATTTCACTCTTACCAAGCTCTAGGTGGTCACAGAGCCAGTCACAAGAAGGCAATGCCTTCACCCGCATCAGAGATCGAGAGCAATGACAATAGTATTGAAACCACAATCTCTCCTGATCCAACAGTGGATATAAAGCAACCCGAGAGCACTTCCAATCTCAACAAGGTATTTGTGTTCAGAAATGACTTGAAGATCAAGAGTAAGGAGCATGAGTGCCCAATTTGCTTTAAGGTCTTTCCATCAGGGCAAGCACTGGGTGGTCACAAGAGATCTCACTTGCCACGCGAACCCGAGACAAGAAAGGAAGAACCCATCTCCAGTCTTTGCAATCCAATCCCGAAGGTTCGGGAATTCTTGGATCTTAATCTTCCTGCTCCTCTTGATGAAGAGGAGAGAGGACATGTTGACTTCACTCCATGGTGGTTAGAAAGAAACTGCAATCCTGAGGTCCTGATTGGTCTTGTCTCTAACTGA
- the LOC115741759 gene encoding LYR motif-containing protein 4: MASASAAAAAPSKPEVLTLFRSLLRTAREFCDYNVREYVRRRTIDGFRHNKDLADPSAISAAFSDGKSQLEVAKRQAVVYSLYAPEVKSVMELKR, encoded by the coding sequence ATGGCGTCcgcatcagcagcagcagcagctccgTCGAAGCCAGAAGTCTTGACTCTGTTTCGGTCTCTGCTACGCACGGCACGCGAGTTCTGCGACTACAATGTGCGAGAATACGTGAGGCGGCGGACCATCGACGGATTTCGCCACAACAAGGACCTCGCCGATCCGTCGGCGATCTCCGCCGCTTTCTCCGACGGGAAGAGCCAGCTGGAGGTCGCGAAGAGGCAGGCCGTCGTTTACTCTCTCTACGCTCCCGAGGTCAAGAGCGTCATGGAGCTCAAGCGCTGA
- the LOC115741743 gene encoding SNAP25 homologous protein SNAP33-like isoform X3 translates to MFGPPEPSVNSYNDHSQKGTSSSSYSSSLTYATRNRYKNNFQDSGGLENQSVQELEGYAVYKAEETTKSVNGCLKIAEDMREDATKTLVMLHQQGEQITRSHAIAVDIDHNLSRGEKLLGSLGGMFKKTWKPKTNRRVTGPLITRDAVPTKGDHLEQREKLGLTSVTKQQSNKRTPLHEPTDALQKVEVEKSKQDDALSEISNILGDMKDMAVDMGTEIQRSVLSIFHRSFGCNSMSYSLSLSLNALPVFVLHNVLLTSILKLHYVKYVGNQIALFMRRVSVFLNERMY, encoded by the exons ATGTTTG GTCCACCAGAACCAAGCGTTAACTCCTACAATGATCACTCTCAAAAAGGaacatcttcttcctcatatTCAAGTTCACTAACCTATGCCACAAGAAATAGGTATAAGAATAATTTCCAAGATTCTGGGGGCTTGGAGAACCAATCAGTGCAAGAACTTGAAGGCTATGCAGTGTACAAGGCTGAGGAGACTACAAAGAGTGTTAATGGCTGCCTGAAGATTGCAGAGGACATGAGGGAGGATGCGACGAAGACCCTGGTCATGTTGCATCAGCAGGGTGAGCAGATCACCAGGAGCCATGCCATTGCTGTTGATATAGATCACAATCTTAGCCGG GGCGAGAAGCTTCTGGGAAGCCTTGGAGGCATGTTTAAAAAGACTTGGAAACCAAAGACAAACCGTCGAGTTACTGGCCCTCTAATTACAAGAG ATGCTGTCCCGACGAAGGGTGATCACTTGGAACAGAGGGAGAAGTTGGGTTTGACTTCAGTGACTAAGCAACAATCTAACAAGCGAACGCCACTGCACGAGCCAACAGATGCACTGCAAAAAGTTGAG GTCGAAAAGTCGAAGCAAGATGATGCTCTCTCAGAAATTAGCAACATTTTGGGGGATATGAAGGACATGGCTGTTGATATGGGAACTGAAATTCAGAGGTCAGTGTTGTCGATCTTTCATCGATCTTTTGGATGCAACTCTAtgtcatactctctctctctctctctcaatgcaTTACCGGTTTTTGTCCTACATAATGTGTTATTAACGAGTATTCTCAAGTTACATTATGTTAAATATGTCGGAAATCAGATTGCGCTTTTCATGCGCAGAGTTTCAGTGTTTCTGAATGAGCGTATGTACTAA
- the LOC115741743 gene encoding SNAP25 homologous protein SNAP33-like isoform X2, with protein MFGSKKSPLKLAKHSSVDNGHPVTSGSNPFGSDDEVDNKHNLKTSRRTSSEPTLGPPEPSVNSYNDHSQKGTSSSSYSSSLTYATRNRYKNNFQDSGGLENQSVQELEGYAVYKAEETTKSVNGCLKIAEDMREDATKTLVMLHQQGEQITRSHAIAVDIDHNLSRGEKLLGSLGGMFKKTWKPKTNRRVTGPLITRDAVPTKGDHLEQREKLGLTSVTKQQSNKRTPLHEPTDALQKVEVEKSKQDDALSEISNILGDMKDMAVDMGTEIQRQNKALDHFDKDAEELVFRTEQANQRGRHLLKK; from the exons ATGTTTGGTTCAAAGAAGTCTCCATTGAAACTGGCCAAGCATAGCTCTGTTGATAATGGACATCCTGTTACTTCAGGATCCAATCCTTTTGGTTCTGATGATGAGGTAGACAATAAGCATAATCTTAAAACCTCAAGAAGGACATCATCCGAGCCTACATTAGGTCCACCAGAACCAAGCGTTAACTCCTACAATGATCACTCTCAAAAAGGaacatcttcttcctcatatTCAAGTTCACTAACCTATGCCACAAGAAATAGGTATAAGAATAATTTCCAAGATTCTGGGGGCTTGGAGAACCAATCAGTGCAAGAACTTGAAGGCTATGCAGTGTACAAGGCTGAGGAGACTACAAAGAGTGTTAATGGCTGCCTGAAGATTGCAGAGGACATGAGGGAGGATGCGACGAAGACCCTGGTCATGTTGCATCAGCAGGGTGAGCAGATCACCAGGAGCCATGCCATTGCTGTTGATATAGATCACAATCTTAGCCGG GGCGAGAAGCTTCTGGGAAGCCTTGGAGGCATGTTTAAAAAGACTTGGAAACCAAAGACAAACCGTCGAGTTACTGGCCCTCTAATTACAAGAG ATGCTGTCCCGACGAAGGGTGATCACTTGGAACAGAGGGAGAAGTTGGGTTTGACTTCAGTGACTAAGCAACAATCTAACAAGCGAACGCCACTGCACGAGCCAACAGATGCACTGCAAAAAGTTGAG GTCGAAAAGTCGAAGCAAGATGATGCTCTCTCAGAAATTAGCAACATTTTGGGGGATATGAAGGACATGGCTGTTGATATGGGAACTGAAATTCAGAG GCAAAACAAAGCTCTGGATCATTTCGACAAGGATGCGGAGGAGCTTGTTTTTCGGACTGAACAAGCAAATCAGCGCGGACGCCATTTGCTTAAGAAGTAG